The genomic interval ACAGGCGCACGCCACAACGGTAGGGCCGGAGCGGATTCTCCGCGCCATCTCCAGACGACACCTCGTCCACGGAGCGCACCTCCGCGTGACACGAGGCCTCGCTCCCATCCGGCAGCAGCAACGTCACGTCGAGCTGCGAGCCCGCGGGGAGGACCTCGAACGAGGCATCGAACGCGAAGGACAGGCCGCGGCTCGACAGGTCCAACACGGAGCGCGTCACGCTCTTTCCACTGAATGGCGCGTTGAAGGAGACCAGGAAGCGGTGCTCCTTGCCGGGGCGGAAGCGCTGCAGGCCGCGCCGGTTCTGCATGTTCAAGATGCGGGGCAGACTCAACGTCAGGTCATCGCCCTTGCGCAGGACGCTGGTGACCCCCGCGTAGCTCTGCCCGCCCACCTCGAAGGAGAGGTTGAGCACGTCGCCCGTCGAGACAGCACTCGCGCCGACGCTCGTCCCTCGCAACACCGAGCGCCCATCCACCAGGTCCACCGAGGGCGCATCCAGGACGAACTGCCCCGCGGTGGTGTCCGGGTAGTGGACCCAGAGGGAGGCGCTCCGGCGCACCGCCTTGCGCAACGCGGCGAGCACACTCACTGGCTCGCGGACGACGGCGAGGGGCGTGGTGGACGGCTCCTCCAGCGCGCGGCTCCAGGACAGTCCGATGCGCAGCGCGTGCTCCGAGCCCTGCCGCACCGGCTGGACGTGGCGCACCAGGGCCCGCCGCGAGTGCAGCACCCGCCGGCCGTCGCGCGCGATGAAGAGCTCCTCCACCACCACGCCTGGCAGGAAGACACCGACCGAGGAATCCATGGGCACCTGCAACGCGGCGCCGAAGTTGCCCACGTCCAGACAGCGCGCCGAGTAGGTGCGCCCTTGCAACCGGAAGCCCGCCTCCATGCGCGAGGTGGGCATCACCCGGGCGGAGGCACGCAGTTGGAGGATGTTGGTGATCCGCTGCCCCATCTCCGTCGGCGTCAGGCTGTCATCCAGGGTACTGAAGACATGGCCCTCGGCGGCGGTCTCCACCAGTTCTTCCAGTCCCCGACGGTCCGCCTGCGAGCACACGAAGACCCGGACCGCTTCCGGAGCGGCGCGGTCGACATGGCGCAGGAAGCGTCTGGCGTTCTCCGGGGGAGCGATGATGAGCGTTGGCGCCGCCGACTCCATGCAGCGGGTGGCTTCCACCTGGGATTCCACCGCCACGACTCGGTGGCGGTCCAGCATGGACGCCAGCGCGGCGCGCCGGTCCTCGTTGGGGTGCACAATCAGGACGTCCTGAGTGGGGACACTCATGCTCTCTCCTCGACGGGAAAGGCGTTCAAATGGAGAAGGGACAGATCCACTGTCTGCCCACAGCCACAGGTCCGGTGCCGCCCCCTCTCCGCCAGCCGATCACGTCTTCTCGACCCCGAATGTGTGGCTTGCCCAAGCTTGACAGCAAGGCGACTGCTCCCTCCGGGCCGACCCGGAGGATTGCGCGCAGTCTACCCTCTCTGCGCCGTCAGGTGATGCGGGCTTGAGGAGCGCATGCTCGATGGGGGACGGTGGCAGAGTCGACCCAGGGAACTTCCGCATCGGGCGCCCGCCCGCCCGGTGGCCGCGTTTGACGATGTAGCCCGGCCCCTGCGACCGGGTTAAGTGTCAGCCAGGCAAGGAGGTGCGATGAGCACCGGCGTGGATTACGCGCAGGAAATCCAGGAGCTCAAGCGTTCCATGAACGCTGTGATTCTTGCGCACTACTATCAGGAGAGCGAAGTCCAGGATGTGGCGGACTTCGTCGGGGACAGCCTGGCGTTGGCGCAGGCGGCGGAGCGGACACAGGCGGACGTCATCGTCTTCTGTGGTGTCCACTTCATGGCGGAGACAGCGAAGATCCTGAATCCCACGCGGCTGGTGCTGCTGCCGGACCTGAAGGCGGGCTGTTCCCTTTCGGACCGGTGTCCCCCCGCGGCCTTCAAGGCCTTCAAGGACAAGCACCCGGGCGCCTTCGTGGTGAGCTACGTGAACAGCTCCGCCGCGGTGAAGGCGATGAGCGATGTCATCTGCACGTCGTCGAACGCGGTGAAGATCGTCAACCAGGTGCCCAAGGACCGGCAGATTCTCTTCGCGCCGGACCAGCACCTGGGCCGCCACGTCATGAAGCAGACGGGCCGGGACATGGTGCTGTGGCCGGGCAGCTGCATCGTCCACGAAATCTTCAGCGAGAAGAAGCTGGTGGAGCTGAAGGTGATGCACCCGGACGCCG from Myxococcus stipitatus carries:
- a CDS encoding PilZ domain-containing protein, whose amino-acid sequence is MSVPTQDVLIVHPNEDRRAALASMLDRHRVVAVESQVEATRCMESAAPTLIIAPPENARRFLRHVDRAAPEAVRVFVCSQADRRGLEELVETAAEGHVFSTLDDSLTPTEMGQRITNILQLRASARVMPTSRMEAGFRLQGRTYSARCLDVGNFGAALQVPMDSSVGVFLPGVVVEELFIARDGRRVLHSRRALVRHVQPVRQGSEHALRIGLSWSRALEEPSTTPLAVVREPVSVLAALRKAVRRSASLWVHYPDTTAGQFVLDAPSVDLVDGRSVLRGTSVGASAVSTGDVLNLSFEVGGQSYAGVTSVLRKGDDLTLSLPRILNMQNRRGLQRFRPGKEHRFLVSFNAPFSGKSVTRSVLDLSSRGLSFAFDASFEVLPAGSQLDVTLLLPDGSEASCHAEVRSVDEVSSGDGAENPLRPYRCGVRLLDVPPRVRDAVHAAFISARSPVVEDGGRSPFAEIWRMMEAAHYNFHPDYPFGSEAQYLHQLEDTHRRLCGSGELGSSLVYKDSDGVQGHVAGLRIHSRTWLVQHLAVRPGFHRADQIAHELSALAIELGESHEDIDFIRFSWREDNRWPSRLGAWLLRVMESHGLSWLRHFEYMRLPLETARPPVEPLPEVREARDEDCARLEHFLRERGEVMRVLAEDLQADQMRLESLSARYAAHGLHRRRRVFVVDGDNGPLAMALQEEGSPGINLIEKTNAFWYVVLQPDHPGAGAAVQALIQRCVDHARAEGRGTAVALAADEDVATLEALGFQRMGRFSEWFFHRSMVRRWVELFRSIFERVQHTASGERARNRASRRSV
- the nadA gene encoding quinolinate synthase NadA, which gives rise to MSTGVDYAQEIQELKRSMNAVILAHYYQESEVQDVADFVGDSLALAQAAERTQADVIVFCGVHFMAETAKILNPTRLVLLPDLKAGCSLSDRCPPAAFKAFKDKHPGAFVVSYVNSSAAVKAMSDVICTSSNAVKIVNQVPKDRQILFAPDQHLGRHVMKQTGRDMVLWPGSCIVHEIFSEKKLVELKVMHPDAEVVAHPECEEHVLRHADFIGSTKGILDFVLKSPKQKFIVVTEAGILHQMKKGAPEKTFIPAPPDNGCACNECPYMRLNTLEKLWKCMKERTPELTMPEGLREAARAPLQRMLEWSR